The stretch of DNA CGTTTGAAAGTACTCGGTAAGCACCGCCTCGATCTGTGAAGCGGGTCGCTGCCGCCGCGCAAGCACGCCGGCGTGCCGAGCCAGCGCTTGATCGACGACGCGGTCGAGCGTCCACTCTTCGGTCTTGTCACGGACTTGGAGGCGGTCGCGTAACGACGGCGCCCCGACACCCGCCAGACTGTGCAACGCGTTGGTAAAGCGATCGGGCTCGATGCGATCGGCGTCGCCGCCAACCACGCCCCGATCAATCCGCCGACCCGCCCACGCCCGATACAGCTGGCCGATGAAGCGGTTGCTGAAGAGGTCGTACCAAGCGTGCAGGGCGTGCTTTGCCGCGCCCCGCACGCGGCGTTGCAGCTGGACGAGCTGTTCGGTGTAATGCCGGGGCAAGACGCCGCTGGGCCCGGTGACGCCCATGAAGGACACAACCATCCGCGCCGGATCCTCACCAGTCGCCGCCTGGATGGATTCAATTTCGCTCGCTGGAAAGGCGGTTGATGCCGGTGTCTGAAACCGGACCGCTTGCTGGCGATGCGACGACTCCGATGGCGCCTGCCGTTGCAGCAGATCGACAGCTTGATAGAAGTCGAACTTGCCCGGCTGTTTACACAGCTGCTCTTGAACCGAGCAGGCGCCGGCGCTTTGTGGCTTCGTCTTGTCGAGAGTCGAGGTCATACGAGTTGCACGCCTCCCGCGCGAGCCGGCCAGGTCTTCACAACGCCCGATTGCTTCGTTGCGAGCGTGAGCCGTGTGAACGAGTTAACCGTGGCATACTCGGCAAAGAAATGCTCGAGGACGCTGGCGAAAAGGTAGGCGCCGACGCCACGATAAGACTCTTCATCGACCACGAGCTCGACAGCGACCCCGCGGCAAAACCCTCCGGTCTGCGCCCCTCCGATCCGACAGGTCGTTGGTCGTGAGGATAGCGAGACGACGCCGTCGATCATCTCGCTATTCAAGATCGCACGGCGGCGATCCCTTCTACGATCGGCGAAGTCATAGAGGCGCAGCAGCTCCTGCAGGGCGGGCGCAGCGAACCGTTCATCGACTAGTGACAGATGGTTCAACGACAGATGCGACACCAGACGCCAGGCGTCGCGTGGCCCGAGCGGCGGCTGCATCGGCGCCGTGGGACGCGATAGGCAACGCACCGAGCGGATGGGCAGGGGGGTGTCGCCGACCAGCGGCGTTCCGTGGGGCCCCCCCGTCAAACGTTCTGGGGCGTTTCGGTTGGTGCACGTAGCGTGGACGGTTACCGTATGTTCGGCGGGCTTCTCATTGTCGAAGTCGCGATCGGCGACGCGAAGCCAGACGTCACTCCCCGCGTCGTCGCAACGATCGGATGGCCGCCGACGCGTGTGCCAAAACGCGCGGGCCTCGTCGGCGCCTGGCCAAGAGTTTTCGTGGTTGAGGCTGTAAAGCGGCCTGAGTTCTTGCGACTTCATCCCGTCGACGGTGACGACCCGATCGATCGCGTAGACCTCGGTCGCATCACGCTGTTGCGCGTCGGGGACGATGGGATACTCGGTACGCGTGTGTGTGAGTCGGATCGGTTCGCAGACCTTCTCGAAGAGATTGACGATCGGCGTGCAGCCCAGCCGCAAGGTGTCGGCGTCAACCTCAGCCGCGAGGCGCTCGTCGACCTCGCTGAGGTAAACGACAACGTCAACGGTACGACCAGCCTCCACCAGCGCGGGCGCCAAACTCGATAGGTCCAGAAAGGCAAACTTCTGGGGAAAGGCGAACAGCTCTGTCAGTAGGCGGTAGGCGTGGTTGGAGGTGGCGGGGTAGGGGAGGAGCCCTTCGTTCTCTTCGAATCCGACGGGCTGGATCGCCCCATCGCTCAGTACCGCCAGGCGACGTTTATCGCTGGCCTCCGCGTCGTAGACCTCGATCGACGTGACGCTCGTGAGCAGCAGCTCGTAGAGTTTCGCCACCAAGACGGCGTCGCCCTGCAGGTGGAAGCGGAGCTTGTCGAGCGTTAGGTCCGCCAGAGCCATGTCCGCATGCGCTCGCAGGCGGATTCGGAGGACGCCTTGGGTCTTGGGTGGCGGCGACAACGACGGCGCGAACGGCGGCAACTCGACCCGCGATTCAACGATGTCCAGCGGCCACAGCGTCGTGTCGTAGCAGGTGCGATAGCGGCACGCGACGCCGTCGGGCGTCGTTGCACGCAGGCGGCTGCCACGTGGCACGGGAGTGCCGGTGGGCTGAGGCGCCGAGGGGTCAGGCTTGAACTCGGCGATCGCCATCGACGGGATCGGCGCCAAGTAATGTGGGTAGAGCGTTCCCAGCAGTCCGTCGGTGACTTCTGGGAACTCTTCGTCGAGTTTCTTTTCAACGCGGGCGCTCAGCAGCGCGAAGGCCTCCATCAAGCGCTCGACATGCGGGTCACGGCTCTGCCCCCCATCCAGCAGCAGTTGCCCCGCGGCGGCCGGAAATTGCTTAGCAAACTCCTCCGCGTCGTGGCGGATGAAGTGCAGTTCACGTTCGTAGTACGGGTAGAGCGTCGTGCTCATGTTCGCTCCGCGGTGATCTGTGCACGTCCGCTAGTCGAGCGAACATTAAGCGCTAGCGACAGGTCGGCCGAATCGGCAAGAGTCGCCTCAATCCGCAGCCGACCAATCGGCGAGCGTGACTTGGGGTCTTCGACCCGCACCCGGACTCGTCTCAAGCGAGGTTCGAAGCGTCGCAGTGTCTTCTCAATCCGCCGCGCCGTGGCGAAGCGTTCTTCGTGCGTGCCGATCGACGTGGCTTGCGGCGCCGGGGAGCCATAGCGGTGAATCGAGCTTGCTACTTCTGGGAACTCGCTATCGACTTCGGCGTCGTCGATGCAACAAGTGTTGAGTAGCAGCTCGATATCGTCAATCAAGCGTTCGATACGCACGGGCTGTCGCTGTTCGACGCCGTGGCACGCATCGACCAAGTGGTCGAGCAGCGAGGACGTGGAGGCGTTCGGGCGGTGGGGCATGATCGAAAGCAATGCATAATGAAAACGGGCCGCGGCCGCGACGACGCGGCCGCGGCCCGTTCGTATCCTCTCGGGCGTGTCCGAATCAGACAGCCTTGTTCTCTTCCAGGTTCCAACCCGCCTTGACCGGCGTCTCGAGGGCGCCCTTGCCCGTCTGCGGACGGTACTGGTAGGTGATCTTGGCGAAGGCCAGGGTCACCGTGTCGATCGGCAGTGAGCTGCCCGAGCCGCCGCCCGTATTGTAGGACGACACGAGGACTTGCTCGAGCTTGATCGAGTAGAAGTCCTCTTGCTCGCCGCCGGCCTTACGGGCGGTCAGGGTGGCTTCCTTGATGTGCTCGCCCTTGGCGCACGAGAGGAACAGCTTCGGGGACGCCTTGCAGGTGTACATCGTAAAGGTCAGGTCCTGCATCGAGACCTTGCCGCTGCCGCCGCCGTTGACGAACGGGATACTGACGGGCTGCGTTTCGCCCCAGTTGAAACCCAGGATCTGGATCTCTTTGCCGTGCTTGGAGTCGAGCGACTCGCCTTCGATGCCATCGATCTTCAGGAAGTAGTCGATCGAGGGATTGGGTGCGCTGTGGTCCATGGTTTATCTCCGGTTAGTTATTTCTGGTAATGAAGGGCGAGGGCGCCCATGATGTCGGCTTCGCGTTCGAGGCCGCTGTTGTCGTTAACGCCAATCATCCTCTTGAATTGCATCGTAGGATTGACACGTCCCTGCTTCTGTTGAACGACGTGCCAGGCTTCATGCGGTAGATGCTTCTCCTGGCCGGGGGCCAAGTGAATGTCCGTCCCCTGAGCGTAGGCGTGCGCCTGGAGCTGCGCAGGTTTCGAGCTGTTGTAGTGGACTTTGACATCGTCCATGCTGTAGCCCGACAGGTTCTCGATGCCGCTTTTGAGGTTGTCCGGCAGTCCGGTGTTGTTTTCAGCCACGGTTGTCTCCTATCGGATCAGGGGGGCGCCGGTGAGGGGCCAAATACCCCTCACCGGGCGTCCCTGTGCATGAAGATGGTCTCTACGATCAGCCCTTCTTGGGTACTTCCGCGACTAGCCGCATCGACGCGGTGAGCGTTTCAAGCTGGAAGTGCGGACGCAGCCAAGCGACGGCCTCGTACCAGCCGGGCTTGCCGGCGACTTCGCGGACCTCGACCTTGGCGTCGGACAGCGGGCACTTGGCCTTGGTCTCGTCGCCAGCCATCGTGGGATCGCAAACGTAGTTCGAGATCCAATCGTTGAGCCACTTCTCGCACTGGTTGGCTTCGAGCATTGAGCCGACCTTGTCGCGGGCCATCACCTTCAGGTAGTGGGCGAAACGCGAGACGCACATCAGGAAGTTGATCTTCGTCGAGAGGTCCGCGTTCGCGGTCGCCAAGTCATCGAAGAACGTCTTCTGCTTCTGAGCCGACTGGGCGCCCATGAACACGGCGAAGTCGGTGTTCTTGGCGTGCAGGAGCGGAAGGAAGCCGAGCGTCGAAAGCTCGAATTCGCGCCGGTCGGAGATCGCGATCTCGGTCGGGCACTTCATTGCGACGTCGCCGTCGTCGGTGTTGAACGTGTGGACCGGCAGGTTCTCGACCTTGCCACCACCCTCAACGCCGCGAACCTTCGCGAACCAACCGTACTTGCTAAACGCGCTGGTGACGCGGACCGCGTAGGCCCACGCCGCGTTCATCCACAGGTACTTGCCGTGGTCGCGGCCATCGACGAACTCCTCAAAGTCGAACTCTTCGACGCTCTTGAAGTCCTTGCCGTAGGGAAGGCGCCCCAGAGCACGCGGCAGGCAAAGGGCGACGTAGCGAGCGTCTTCCGAGTCGCGGAACGAACGCCACGAGGCGTGCGCGGCCGACTCGAAAATCTTCGCCAGGTCACGCGGGTTGGGCAGCTCGGTAAAGCTGGTCAGGTTCAGCAGGGCCGGCGAGGCGCCGGTGATGAACGGGGCGTGCGAAGCCGCAGCCACGTTCGAGATCATCTTTAGAAGGCTGATGTCCTCCGGGTGACGGCTGAACTCGTAGTCGCCCACGAGCAGGCCATAAGGCTCGCCGCCCAGTTGGCCGTACTCTTCCTCGTAAACCTTCTTGAAGAGGGCGCTCTGGTCGAACTCAACAGCGGTCTCCAGGTCCTTGAGTAGCTCACGCTTAGTGAGGTTCAGGACGCGGATTTTCAGCGTCGTACCGGTCTCCGATTGGTGGACGAGGTAGTGCAGGCCCCGCCAGCTCCCTTCGAGCTTCTGGAACTTCGGGTCGTGCATGATCTCGTTGAGCTGAGCCGAGATCTTCTCGTCGATCTTACCAATCCAGTGATTGATCTCTGCTGCGGCGTCCTTACTGGTCAGCTGATCGTCAGTGACGATGTGGCTGAGGAACTCCTGCAGGTAGTCCTTCTGTTGTTCTAATTCGGTGTCGTCGAGCGCGCGTGAATTCTGGAGCAACTGCTCCAGCAGGCTCAACTCGTCGAGCTCTGCGGTGTCTTGGGTGGCTACTGCTGTCGCCATTATGACGGTCTCCGGTTAGTTGTATTGATGTTCAGATGGAGGAAGGGCGTGGCGTCACTCGGACTTTCCGTCGCCCAACTCGTCGGCGAGCGACTTGGCGGCTTCGGGGTTGGTCAACACTTCACGCAGCAAGTCGGCGTACGAATCGTTGCCTTCCATCGTGCTGAGGATCTGACGCAACTTGTGGCGGGCGTCGAGCAGCGCGTTCAGCGCCGGCGTTTGCTTGGCGACGTTCTGCGGCTCGAAGTCGGTGATGTCTTCGAACTTCAGTTCGACCGAGAGGTTCGTGTCCTCGTCCGTCAGGCGGTTCGGGACGCTCATCACCAGCCGCGGCGCGGTCTTGGCGAGCACTTCGTTGAAGTTGTCGCGGTCGATCGGTACGAACTTGCGCTCCTTCACGGCCTTGGGCGTCTCTTCGGCGTCGCCGGCGAGATCGGACATCACGCCAACGACCATCGGCAGTTCTTTCTGCTCCAGGGCGCCGCCAGTCTCGACGTCATAAGTAATCTGCACGCGCGGGCGACGCACCCGGTCCAGCGTGTGTTGAAGGCTCTCGCTCATCGGTAAACTTCCTCAGTGGTAGGCTCGGGGGACGCCCCGAAACGGACACGGGTGGTCAATAAAGGCTCAATGGGCCAACACGGCGGTTCCGTCCGGTTCGGCAATCCCAAACTCACGATTCAGTTCCGAGAGCGCCGAAGGCTCACGGATCACTTGCTCCATCAGACGCGGGAACGGCAGCCTTCCGAGACGCACCGCCCGCTTGATCAAATAGGGGACCGGGCTATGCGGCTCCATCGCCCTGAGCCGTTCGGCTGTGGTGTCGAGCAAGGCGTAAAGCTGCTCTCGCGCCGGATCACGCTGGGGCTCGTCGTCCGACGGTTCGATCATCTCTGCGTCGGTGGTGACAGCCCCCGGGGCCGCAACCCCGAGTTGTTTCAGTTCGTCGGCCAGCAGGCCCGCAAGGTCGCTCAGAGCGCTGCGGACGTTGAGAAGTCCCGGCGACGCATCCCCCATCCGCTCTTCGAGGACGCTGCAAAGCCGCTCGAGGCTGGCAAGCGACTGAAGTGCGAACTGATGCTGCTGACGAAAGACTTCCGTCACCGTGTTGTCGCGCAGACTCGTCAGACGGTTGAGATCGTCTGGCGACGAAGCCGAGCGAAGTCGCGTCCAGGCGACAAAGCTGAGCGGAGACTCCGATTCACCAAGCAACGGCAGGGTACGTAGCAGGCTTGGGAAGCAGACGCCGCGGTCGGGATCGTCCAGCAGGTTCGCCAACGGCACGCCGCGGCTTTCAACGGGGTCGTCTCCCTCAAGCGGCGTCAGTCGGTCCCAACAAGACTCAACGAGTTGCGCTAGCAGTTCGAGACCTTGTGACAAGCCGGCCAGTCCCTCGCAACGGGTCCAGGCCTCGGTCAGGTGGCACGCCGTCCGCAAATCCTTCGCCTTCTCTCGCAACGACTCTTCGCACTGCCGTGCGACTTCGGCCCAGTCGGCCCTCTTGAGGACGGCGGGGCGTGTTGCGTCGGTGAATTCGTCTTGGGACTCTTCGCGACGCAGTTCACGCAGCGCTGGCGCCAGCGTCAACGCAAAGTGCGAAGCATCTCCCTCGGGGTGGTCCCCAGGGACAGGTCGCAGCAGCGTTTCGAGATCGACGGGTGGCATCGTGAGGCCGACGGCTGATTCGGTTAGGCGCAGCTTGGATTGGGCAGATGCAATGTGGACGCTCTTGAAATTAGGTCACCCCGGCACGCCGTAAGCCGGGCCGAAAAAAAATCACTGCTGTTTTCAGCGCTGCGCCGCTGGCCGAAGGTCGTGACGTACTCTTCTGCGCTGCTTCGGCCGGCCCATGGCCTGCGCTGCCCGTGTATCCGTCACAACTGCTACAGCCAGACTCATGCCGTTCGCCTCGTCACTGTCGCTGCACCGCGCAATCGACTACGCGCTGCGGCTGCATGCTGCGGTTGAGCGTGGCGCTAGCCGCGATATCGCCCACGAGCAAGCGGTGCTCACAAACCTAGCGCTTGATACGCCCGGCTGCGACCTGCCGGGGCAGTGCCGAGGCGCCCGTTACGCGCTGGTTTGCTGGCTCGACGAACTGTTCACTTGCCACTCTCGCTGGGCCGACGCCTGGAACGAAGGCAAGCTCGAATCCACCCTCTACGGCGGCAATGACCGGGCGTGGGAGTTCTGGCGTCAGGCCAAGCTCGCCGACGCCGAACCCAACGACGATTCCCTTGCGGCCTTTTACTTGTGCGTTGCGCTCGGCTTCCGCGGCGAATTACGGAACCAGCCCGAGCGGCTCGCCGCTTGGGTCGAGAAGGCAAGATCACGCGTCGCTCGCGGCGCCACACCGGCCTCGCAAACGACACGGATCGCACGTCGATCCCGCCCCTCCAATCGGCTGTGGGGCAAGACCCGGCTCCGACGGTTCGTGACGTTTGCCACGATCGCTGCAACGGTGCTGCTGCCGCTAGCCGCCTTCGCCATCACACGGAGGGTGCTTGGCTAGCATGATTGCCCTACTCAAGAAGATTGCCCTCGGTGTTATTAAGTCGGCCTTTACGCCACTAGCGGGCGGTAAAGTGACGGGCGTCGCTCATGCGTTGCTCGTCGTCGTGACACTGGTAGGACTCTGGCAACTAAATCTGTGGTTGGGTCTTGACCAAGTGGTGCACGCTCCCTCCCGACTGGTGCGGGAATGGTGGCTGCCGCTGCTGTTCTTACTCAGCTACGGCTTGGTTTGGATTTCTCTCTGGACCTGGCGCGCCTTCAGCGAGCCGACAGCGGGTTCTCCGTTCCCCGATATCGATGACGCTTGGCGTGCCGTCGTATCAGCGATGGAACGCTGGGGCGCTGACCGCCGAGACAAGCCGCTGGTCCTCGTCTTGGGCCAACCCTCGATGCGTGAGCAAGACCTCCTTTCAGCGCTGAGGGTGGCTCCGACGTTTGGGCCGGCGCCTTCAGCGTCTGGCGGGCCGTTGTGCGTCGTCGCCGATGACCGCGCTATCTACCTGATGTGCTCAGAAACGTCGCTGCTATCGCTCGGAACAGAGAAGCTGATTCAACGCCGCACTACGCAAAGCAGTCGGAAACTCACGGCAGCGGCTTCGGCGTTTGAAGCGACGATGCCCGCCGCCTTGCGTGTCGAAGCGAATGGTGACGACTCTACCGGGACCGCCACGCTCGTCGCTCCGGCGATAACTCAGACACCGTTTGACGACTCCATCGCTGACGACCTCCCGTCGACGCCACTGTTTACCGATGAGCAGGCGTCTCGCTGCGCCGGCCGGCTCAGCCATTTGCTGCAACTCGTGGCCCGCGATCGTGAGCCAGGATTGCCGGTTGATTCGGCAGCGGTGGTTTTTCCCTGTGACGCCCTCGCCGACACCGACGCGACTGCCCAGATGGCGGACGCGATGCGGCAGGACCTTGCAGTTGTCGAAGAGGCCGGAGTGCGCTGCGGCGTCATCGCGATCGGCGCTGACCTACAACACGTGCCCGGCGCCGGGCAGCTTTTGCACTTACTCTCCGCCGACCGCAAAGCTCGTGTCTACGGCGCCAAGCTGCCGCATGACGCCCTGACCTCCGAGTCGGCGTTGCGAGACGCGGTGGATTGGCTGACCGGAGTCGTGACGCCAACCCTCTGTCAGCGGCTGTTCCAGTTTGATGAGGACGGCTTTGAGTCGTTGCCCGACAACGCGGCTCTGCACGCCTTCCAGAGTGAGGTGGGTCGCCGTGGCGAGCACTTGGCCAACTTGCTGACTCAGGGCCTCGATACCGGCAGCGGCGATGCCTGGCCGTGCGTGGGGACCTATTTGGTCGCTACTGGCGATCCCGTCGGTGGCAGCCAGGCGTTTGGAGCCGGACTGTTAGATAGCCTGCTCGATTCGCCCGTACGCGCCGCCTGGACCAAGGAAGCCCTGCAGCGAGACGCGCTCGTGACCCGCAGCGTCGCCATCGGATACGCCGCCTTCGGCATCGCGACATTAACTGTCATCGGACTGCTTGCTTTCTGAGCAGGTCTATCGCTTCGATGATTGCCAGAGTTCGACAAGGCTTCTGTTTGCCTGGGGTGGTTTAGGCGCCGGAGGCGTTGCGACCGGTGGCATATCAAGCGGTGGTGGGGCGCCACCTGCTGTGGGTTGAGCGTACGCTACCCGTACCGCGTCGTCCTCGGAGCCAACCGTGCTCAGCGGCGCCTCCGGGGGCGTCGCCGGCGCTGAAACATCAGTGCATTGCTGACAACGTTGCAGAGCCACCAGCGCCATTTGCCGCACCGCGGGGCAGCGCTCTGCCGGATTACCATCGTCGCATCCGCCGGTGACGCAGACCGTCAAGGCCTTCGTCGTCGCGGGTGTGCAACAGCACCCGCATGCCAGCGCTTTAGCCGCTTCGAGTCGCACGCACTCGTCCCGGTCGGCGCGGAGCGAGGCGATCAACGCCGCCTCGGCTTCCGGGTAATAGCGACAGTCGAGGCAGGCTAAGTAAGCCACTGCTTCGCGCCGCAGGCCGGCCTCGGCCTTCTCGGACTTGATCTGCGCCGCGGCGGCGACGCTTGGTGGGGGCGGCGGCGGTGGCTTGGGCACGGCGCCCGGCGCCATGCCGGCGGGCTGGGTGGCGTTCAACTCAACCGCGGCAGCGAACTCGTTATCGCAGGGCGCCGGGATCAATCCGCCGGTCAACTTGCTGATTGGCCGAACGGCGTTCCCGAGGAACTTGCCGAAATTCGAGGTCTGGCAGTGCAAGTGGGCGCGACGGCACGTCCAGGCGACGTTGCCCCAAAAGCCCCGCGGCTCTGCGCCGGCTGCGGCCGACGGCAGGACCTCGCCTTGTGCGGAGGCGACGACTGCTAACGTCAACATACACGACGCTAGCAAACGCGATGCTGCTAGCGTCTGGGTGCGAAGTTGTTGTCGAATCGTTCGGTCCGCCATGGGGAGACCACAGTCGAGGCTGCTTTCGTGACGATCAAGTGAAAGCAAGTTGTGTCCAAGGGCTTAGTTCGGTCTTTTGTTGCTTGCCACCCAACCAAAACAGCGTCCTGCCGACGAGAGCGACATGAAGCCGCCCCGCCGCCCACGATGCTACTGCTCTATCAAGTGGGGGTTGCTGGCGTTGGCGTCAGTGCTGACTTCGGCGTCGGCGATCGCGGAAGAAACGCCAGCTATCCTCCGGTTGCCGAGCTTGGTCGCCGAGACCGAGGACTCTCAGCCGGCGCGTTGGTCGCCAGAACGCATCGCGCGGCGACTCCCGCCCGCTGAGCCGACGCCACCGGACCCGGTTCCTGTCGAACCCGCTCCAACGATCGAGCCTGATACACAAGACGCTCCGATCGTTGAATCAGTCCCAGCGCCGCCATCGCCGACGCCGTTGGTTGAACCGCTGCCGATGCCGTCGGTTGTGGAGGCTCCGCCGCCGATCGAGTCGCCTGTCGCAAGCTTCGGTTTCTGCGACTACTGCGGCTGCGGATGCAATTCCGGGTCGTGCTGTGATGACTGCAATTCGACGGGGCGCCTTGGGCGCTTTGGCAGGGCCATCTATCGCGGCCTCTGCTGCCCCGATCCTTGCTATAAGCCGGTTTGGACACCGCTAGCAGACGCGGCGTTCTTTACGACCGCAGTACGTCCGGTGAACCAGCAACGGTTCCGTTGGGACTACGCTGAGGACCTGATGCGACCCGATCGGGCGGAGTACTTCTGGGCGCGAACGACCGACCCCGGCAAAGGGCCGCGGCCGACGCCGTTTGCGATCGACTACGACGAGCTCAGCCACTATGTCGAAGTCGCGCACGGCTCTTTCGGTGCGTCGTTCGAGTACCGCTATCGCTCGCTCGACGCCGACGGCGCCCATGCCGCCGGTTTCGGAGACCTGACGATCGGCACGAAGACGTTGCTCTTCGACACGAGCCTCGTGCAGTTCGCTTTCCAGTTCTTGACGCACGTGCCCGCGGGCGTGGCGAACGAGGGCCTCGGCGTCGGGCACGTGTCGCTCGAGCCGGGCGCCGTGCTTGGTTTCAATCTCACGCCGAACTCCTACCTGCAAGCCGAATTCAACGAGTGGATCCCGCTCGGCGGCGACGCGGACTATGCCGGCGCCGTCTTCCGCTACAACGTGGCTTACAACCACGTCGTCGCACGATTGATGCCTGGCGTCCCGATCATCGGCGTTGTCGAAATGAACGGCTGGCGATTCCAGGACGGCGCCTACACCGACGTCACCGTCGTGCCGCAGTTTCAACCGGCCAGCGGTGAGTCCTACCTGCACGGGGCGGCCGGCGTGCGGATGTTCATGTGCGACCGCGTCGACATGGGCGTCAGTTACTCCACACCGGTCACCAGCGATGGCTGGGCCGAGACATGGATTCGTTCCGAGTTACGCGTCCGCTACTGAAGAATCGGCAACTTGCTATTCCGCCAATCCCATCCGTCGAGCACGCCCTGGCTCTGTTTGGGCGGGGTGATGCTCGGTTCTTTCGCTTGACGGCCTAGTAGTTCGGCTGCAAGTCGATGGCCGAGCGTCGGATCGATTGGCGGTGACGCGGGCTCGGCGGGAAGCGTCTCAGGCTTCTGTTGTGCAGCGGCCTGCTGCTTGGCGATCGCGGCCTTGTTGGCGGCAGCGAGAGTAGCGATCGCTTCTTTCTTGGCCGCAATCTGCCCCAGCGCAGACTGATTCGCCGTTAACAGCTGAGTCGCAATGTGAGCCGTGGTCCCAGCCAGCCGGGATAACTCGCTGCGCAAGAGCGGCTCCATCGGGCCACGCTGAGCCGTGGACAAATCTCGATGGAGTTCGTTGAGCGTCTTCAGGACGATGTCGATGGACTTGTTGGTGTTCACTTCCAGTCTCCTTCGGTCCACAGGCTGGACCCGCGGAGTATCTCCGCTGCGATGCGGAGCGATTGGCGGAGCACCGCGTCTCGCTCGGCGGTGGACGGCGCCGCAGCCGCCATCAGCACGGCGTTCGCGGCTGCTTTGGCGGCTACTCCCGGCGGCGGCGGCACCTCGGGCTGCCCGGGCAGCGAGATACTCCCCTCGGCCCAGAAAGCCGCGGTTGCCGCCGCGCCCGCCGGCGTGTCAAAGCCCACGGTTTCGGCAGCGGCCTGCGCGGTGCGGCGCTTCGATTCCGTTGGATCAAAAACCCATGCGACAGCGGCGTCGATCGCCGCGGCAGTGGCGTCGCCTTCCAAAGGCGGCGATAGGCGTAGCAGGTTCCAAACACACAACAACGCCCACCACACCGCGCGACGTGGTCCGAGATACGCGGCGGCGAAACGCGTTGCGTCCTCTAGCTGATTCGTCTCGACAAGACGGGAGAAGTAGGCGTCCGCCGTCTCATTCGAATCGGGCCTTGTCGTCCACGGCCCGGCTGCAGCCGCAGCGACACAAACGTCCTGTGCGGGCGGCGCCACGGTTGAGCTGTCAACTTCGGCGATAGCGGAGGCGGGTGGCATGAGTCGGTCCTGTTAATTCATC from Botrimarina mediterranea encodes:
- a CDS encoding DotU family type IV/VI secretion system protein, whose amino-acid sequence is MPFASSLSLHRAIDYALRLHAAVERGASRDIAHEQAVLTNLALDTPGCDLPGQCRGARYALVCWLDELFTCHSRWADAWNEGKLESTLYGGNDRAWEFWRQAKLADAEPNDDSLAAFYLCVALGFRGELRNQPERLAAWVEKARSRVARGATPASQTTRIARRSRPSNRLWGKTRLRRFVTFATIAATVLLPLAAFAITRRVLG
- a CDS encoding type VI secretion protein IcmF/TssM N-terminal domain-containing protein — encoded protein: MIALLKKIALGVIKSAFTPLAGGKVTGVAHALLVVVTLVGLWQLNLWLGLDQVVHAPSRLVREWWLPLLFLLSYGLVWISLWTWRAFSEPTAGSPFPDIDDAWRAVVSAMERWGADRRDKPLVLVLGQPSMREQDLLSALRVAPTFGPAPSASGGPLCVVADDRAIYLMCSETSLLSLGTEKLIQRRTTQSSRKLTAAASAFEATMPAALRVEANGDDSTGTATLVAPAITQTPFDDSIADDLPSTPLFTDEQASRCAGRLSHLLQLVARDREPGLPVDSAAVVFPCDALADTDATAQMADAMRQDLAVVEEAGVRCGVIAIGADLQHVPGAGQLLHLLSADRKARVYGAKLPHDALTSESALRDAVDWLTGVVTPTLCQRLFQFDEDGFESLPDNAALHAFQSEVGRRGEHLANLLTQGLDTGSGDAWPCVGTYLVATGDPVGGSQAFGAGLLDSLLDSPVRAAWTKEALQRDALVTRSVAIGYAAFGIATLTVIGLLAF
- a CDS encoding transporter family protein, producing MKPPRRPRCYCSIKWGLLALASVLTSASAIAEETPAILRLPSLVAETEDSQPARWSPERIARRLPPAEPTPPDPVPVEPAPTIEPDTQDAPIVESVPAPPSPTPLVEPLPMPSVVEAPPPIESPVASFGFCDYCGCGCNSGSCCDDCNSTGRLGRFGRAIYRGLCCPDPCYKPVWTPLADAAFFTTAVRPVNQQRFRWDYAEDLMRPDRAEYFWARTTDPGKGPRPTPFAIDYDELSHYVEVAHGSFGASFEYRYRSLDADGAHAAGFGDLTIGTKTLLFDTSLVQFAFQFLTHVPAGVANEGLGVGHVSLEPGAVLGFNLTPNSYLQAEFNEWIPLGGDADYAGAVFRYNVAYNHVVARLMPGVPIIGVVEMNGWRFQDGAYTDVTVVPQFQPASGESYLHGAAGVRMFMCDRVDMGVSYSTPVTSDGWAETWIRSELRVRY
- a CDS encoding DUF6931 family protein, translating into MPPASAIAEVDSSTVAPPAQDVCVAAAAAGPWTTRPDSNETADAYFSRLVETNQLEDATRFAAAYLGPRRAVWWALLCVWNLLRLSPPLEGDATAAAIDAAVAWVFDPTESKRRTAQAAAETVGFDTPAGAAATAAFWAEGSISLPGQPEVPPPPGVAAKAAANAVLMAAAAPSTAERDAVLRQSLRIAAEILRGSSLWTEGDWK